The proteins below come from a single Chelmon rostratus isolate fCheRos1 chromosome 10, fCheRos1.pri, whole genome shotgun sequence genomic window:
- the gabrd gene encoding gamma-aminobutyric acid receptor subunit delta, which yields MEVSTFLLSCVALLFVGGDIFTRAMLSDIGDYVGTDIEISWLPNLDDLMKGYARNFRPGIGGPPVNVAMAIEVASIDHISEANMEYTMTVFLRQSWHDDRLSYNHTNKTLGLDSRFVDKLWLPDTFIVNAKSAWFHDVTVENKLIRLQPNGVILYSSRITSTVACDMDLTKYPMDEQECMLDLESYGYSSEDIVYHWSESQRHIHGLDKLELSQFTITDYRFVTEMMNFKSAGRFPRLSLRFQLRRNRGVYIIQSYMPSILLVAMSWVSFWISQSAVPARVSLGITTVLTMTTLMVSARSSLPRASAIKALDVYFWICYVFVFAALIEYAFAHYNADYRLKEKAKVKANKLSSESIVKNGKQAMVLFSLSVTGMNQSVMISNRHGRAQRSSSEIPGEGGSEEAEPRRRRSRQTEETKEEKKCCSKCVCKPIDADTIDIYARAVFPFTFAVVNVIYWVAYTM from the exons GGCCATGCTGAGTGACATTGGGGACTATGTAGGTACAGACATTGAAATATCCTGGTTACCTAATCTGGATGATTTAATGAAGGGCTATGCCAGAAATTTTCGCCCTGGGATAGGAG GTCCGCCAGTGAACGTGGCCATGGCTATTGAAGTGGCCAGCATTGACCACATCTCTGAAGCCAACATG GAATACACCATGACCGTGTTCCTGCGGCAGAGCTGGCACGATGACCGCCTGTCCTACAATCACACCAACAAGACGCTGGGGTTGGACAGTCGATTCGTGGACAAGCTGTGGCTGCCCGACACGTTCATCGTCAACGCCAAATCTGCTTGGTTCCACGATGTCACGGTGGAGAACAAGTTGATCCGCCTGCAGCCCAACGGAGTCATTCTTTACAGCAGCCG AATCACCTCGACGGTGGCCTGTGATATGGACCTGACCAAGTATCCGATGGATGAACAGGAGTGTATGCTGGACTTGGAAAGCT ATGGCTACTCCTCAGAGGACATCGTGTATCACTGGTCGGAGAGCCAGCGACACATCCACGGCCTGGACAAACTGGAGCTCTCCCAGTTCACCATCACAGACTATCGGTTTGTCACTGAGATGATGAACTTCAAATCTG CGGGACGATTTCCAAGGCTCAGTCTTCGCTTCCAGCTGAGACGTAATCGAGGAGTCTACATCATCCAGTCATACATGCCTTCGATATTACTGGTTGCCATGTCCTGGGTGTCATTTTggatcagccaatcagcagtcCCTGCCCGTGTATCCTTAG GGATCACGACTGTTCTCACCATGACCACGCTGATGGTAAGCGCCCGCTCCTCCCTGCCTCGAGCCTCAGCCATCAAGGCGTTAGACGTCTACTTCTGGATctgttatgtgtttgtgttcgcGGCGCTCATCGAGTACGCCTTCGCTCACTACAACGCTGACTATCGACTCAAAGAGAAGGCCAAGGTGAAGGCCAACAAGCTCAGCTCTGAG TCCATTGTGAAGAACGGCAAACAGGCCATGGTTCTGTTTTCCCTGTCGGTCACCGGCATGAACCAGAGCGTGATGATTTCCAACCGCCACGGACGGGCCCAGCGCTCCAGCAGTGAAATCCCGGGGGAGGGCGGCAGCGAGGAGGCCGAGCCGCGGAGGAGAAGGTCCAGGCAGACGGAGGAGAccaaggaggagaagaagtgcTGTTCCAAGTGCGTCTGCAAGCCCATTGATGCCGACACCATCGACATCTACGCCAGGGCCGTGTTCCCTTTCACCTTCGCCGTGGTGAACGTGATCTACTGGGTGGCGTACACCATGTGA